The Pseudomonas sp. TH06 genome has a window encoding:
- a CDS encoding MBOAT family protein, which yields MVFSSNVFLFLFLPIFLGLYYLSGQRYRNLLLLIASYVFYAWWRVDFLALFAAVTLWNYWIGLKVGAAGVRTKPAQRWLLLGVAVDLCILGYFKYANFGVDSINAMMTSVGLEPFILTHVLLPIGISFYIFESISYIIDVYRGDTPATRNLIDFAAFVAIFPHLIAGPVLRFRDLADQFNNRTHTLDKFSEGCTRFMQGFIKKVFIADTLAVVADHCFALQNPTTGDAWLGALAYTAQLYFDFSGYSDMAIGLGLMMGFRFMENFKQPYISQSITEFWRRWHISLSTWLRDYLYITLGGNRKGTLMTYRNLFLTMLLGGLWHGANITYIVWGAWHGMWLAIEKALGLNTSPRSLNPIRWALTFLLVVMGWVIFRAENLHVAGRMYGAMFSFGDWSLSELNQASLTGLQVATLVVAYVTLAFFGLRDLYTNQPPAKVKPEVNVEANGPATATPGMIKAAPGENPASIHEPGYTVGVEAQVQPAYWTADWSRYVMRGLILLLFIASILKLSAQSFSPFLYFQF from the coding sequence ATGGTATTTTCATCCAACGTGTTCCTGTTTCTGTTCTTGCCGATCTTTCTCGGCTTGTACTACTTGAGCGGGCAACGCTATCGCAACCTGCTGCTGCTGATCGCCAGCTACGTGTTCTACGCCTGGTGGCGCGTGGACTTCCTCGCGCTGTTCGCCGCCGTCACGCTGTGGAATTACTGGATCGGCCTCAAAGTCGGTGCCGCCGGCGTCAGGACCAAACCGGCGCAGCGCTGGCTGCTGCTCGGTGTGGCAGTCGACCTGTGCATCCTCGGCTACTTCAAGTACGCCAACTTCGGCGTCGACAGCATCAACGCGATGATGACGTCGGTCGGTCTTGAGCCGTTCATCCTCACCCACGTACTGCTGCCGATCGGTATCTCGTTCTACATCTTCGAATCGATCAGCTACATCATCGACGTGTATCGCGGCGACACCCCGGCCACGCGCAACCTGATCGACTTCGCGGCGTTCGTGGCGATCTTCCCGCACTTGATTGCAGGCCCGGTTCTGCGTTTTCGCGACCTCGCCGATCAGTTCAACAACCGCACACACACCCTCGATAAATTCTCCGAGGGCTGCACGCGGTTCATGCAGGGTTTCATCAAAAAGGTCTTCATCGCCGACACCCTCGCCGTCGTTGCCGACCATTGCTTTGCCCTGCAAAACCCGACCACGGGCGACGCCTGGCTCGGCGCGCTGGCCTACACCGCGCAGCTGTATTTCGACTTCTCCGGTTACAGCGACATGGCCATCGGTCTGGGCTTGATGATGGGTTTCCGCTTCATGGAAAACTTCAAACAGCCGTACATCAGCCAGTCGATCACCGAGTTCTGGCGCCGCTGGCACATCAGCCTGTCGACCTGGCTGCGTGACTATCTGTACATCACCCTCGGCGGTAACCGTAAAGGCACGCTGATGACCTATCGCAACCTGTTCCTGACCATGCTGCTCGGCGGTCTGTGGCACGGCGCGAACATCACTTACATCGTCTGGGGCGCCTGGCACGGCATGTGGCTGGCGATTGAAAAAGCGCTGGGCCTGAACACCTCGCCGCGCAGCCTCAACCCGATCCGCTGGGCGCTGACTTTCCTGCTGGTGGTCATGGGCTGGGTGATCTTCCGTGCCGAGAACCTGCACGTTGCCGGGCGCATGTACGGCGCGATGTTCAGCTTCGGCGACTGGTCGCTGTCGGAACTCAATCAGGCCAGCCTCACCGGTCTGCAAGTGGCGACGCTGGTAGTGGCGTACGTAACGCTGGCGTTCTTCGGTCTGCGTGATCTGTACACCAACCAGCCGCCGGCCAAGGTCAAACCTGAAGTCAACGTCGAGGCCAACGGCCCAGCGACGGCGACCCCGGGAATGATCAAGGCAGCGCCTGGCGAAAATCCGGCGAGCATCCACGAGCCTGGCTACACCGTCGGCGTCGAAGCCCAGGTGCAACCGGCCTACTGGACGGCGGACTGGTCACGCTACGTGATGCGCGGGCTGATCCTGCTGCTGTTCATCGCCTCGATTCTCAAACTCTCGGCGCAAAGCTTCTCGCCGTTCCTTTACTTCCAGTTCTGA
- a CDS encoding alginate O-acetyltransferase AlgF translates to MTFTTTPRRLAKSFALVAGLSVLSVQAFAGGDAALYGPTAPKGSTFVRVYNASNAEISATVGSTNLSDVAPLASSDFSFMPGGDYSAKVGSQTLPVKLAGDHYYTLVNNASGAPQLIEEPPFKNKQKSLVRVQNLSDKPLTLKTADGKTDVVPNVAAKGRGEREINPVKVSLALYEGDKKVGDVKPVALERGEAAVLYVTGSGSSLSPVWVKRPVSTR, encoded by the coding sequence ATGACTTTCACGACTACTCCTCGTCGTCTCGCTAAAAGCTTCGCTCTGGTTGCTGGCCTCAGCGTGCTCTCCGTCCAGGCTTTCGCCGGTGGCGATGCCGCCCTCTACGGGCCGACCGCACCGAAAGGCTCGACCTTTGTGCGGGTCTACAACGCCAGCAACGCTGAAATCAGCGCCACTGTCGGCAGCACCAATCTGAGCGACGTTGCGCCACTGGCCAGCAGCGACTTCAGCTTCATGCCGGGCGGCGACTACAGCGCCAAGGTCGGCAGCCAGACCCTGCCGGTAAAACTCGCCGGTGACCATTACTACACCCTGGTCAACAACGCTTCCGGCGCGCCGCAACTGATCGAAGAGCCGCCGTTCAAGAACAAGCAGAAATCCCTGGTGCGTGTGCAGAACCTCAGCGACAAGCCGCTGACCCTGAAAACCGCCGACGGCAAGACCGACGTGGTGCCGAACGTCGCCGCCAAGGGCCGTGGCGAACGCGAAATCAACCCGGTGAAAGTCAGCCTGGCGCTGTACGAAGGCGACAAGAAAGTCGGCGACGTGAAGCCGGTCGCGCTGGAGCGCGGTGAAGCGGCGGTGCTGTACGTCACCGGTTCCGGCAGCAGCCTGTCGCCAGTCTGGGTGAAACGCCCGGTATCGACTCGCTAA
- a CDS encoding alginate O-acetyltransferase: MTRSLRIFYIALFLVTLLVLGLWSVRSFFGFSTNADATVLNGRWTKAVETHYDDEFPIKRLGTNLWAALDFKLFNEGRPGVVLGRDQWLYSDEEFNPIVNEELNLQGNYALVEGVRQTLKAKGVKLVMAIVPAKVRLYPEHLGEVKPASIHANLYQDFHNRVAADKILAPDLLKPFQQAKQNGEQVFLRTDTHWTPEGAEIAANTLAKTIADKFPLSGEPQRFVTTPAEKVTHKGDLRLFLPLDPLFENLMPAQEPLQKRNTVAAGDQPAGDDALFASNEVPVALVGTSYSANPNWNFVGALKQALHSDVVSYAEDGHGPILPMLSYLKSDDFKNSPPQVLIWEFPERYLPVNNEIGDADPQWVAELKQAGARQQNVAINTKSETPDRAQN, translated from the coding sequence ATGACCCGCTCATTACGCATCTTCTACATCGCCCTGTTCCTGGTGACCCTGTTGGTCCTCGGTCTGTGGTCGGTACGCAGCTTCTTCGGCTTCAGCACCAACGCTGATGCAACGGTGCTCAACGGCCGCTGGACCAAGGCTGTGGAAACGCACTACGACGATGAATTCCCGATCAAGCGCCTGGGTACCAACCTCTGGGCCGCGCTGGATTTCAAACTGTTCAACGAAGGTCGTCCGGGCGTGGTGCTCGGTCGCGATCAGTGGTTGTACAGCGATGAGGAATTCAACCCGATCGTCAACGAAGAACTGAACTTGCAAGGCAACTACGCGCTGGTCGAAGGCGTGCGCCAGACCCTCAAAGCGAAAGGCGTGAAACTGGTGATGGCGATTGTGCCGGCCAAGGTTCGTCTGTACCCGGAGCATCTGGGTGAAGTGAAACCGGCGAGCATCCACGCCAACCTTTATCAGGATTTCCACAACCGCGTGGCGGCCGACAAGATCCTCGCCCCTGACCTGCTCAAGCCCTTCCAACAGGCCAAGCAGAACGGTGAGCAAGTGTTCCTGCGTACCGACACGCACTGGACGCCGGAAGGCGCCGAGATTGCGGCAAACACCCTGGCGAAAACCATCGCCGACAAGTTCCCGCTCAGCGGCGAGCCGCAGCGCTTCGTTACCACGCCGGCCGAGAAGGTCACGCACAAGGGCGATCTGCGCTTGTTCCTGCCGCTCGATCCGCTGTTCGAAAACCTGATGCCGGCGCAAGAGCCACTGCAAAAGCGCAACACCGTCGCAGCCGGCGATCAGCCTGCCGGTGACGACGCGCTGTTCGCCAGCAATGAAGTGCCGGTGGCACTGGTCGGCACCAGCTACAGCGCCAACCCCAACTGGAACTTCGTCGGCGCGCTGAAACAAGCGCTGCACAGCGACGTGGTGAGCTACGCCGAAGACGGCCACGGGCCGATCCTGCCGATGCTCAGCTACCTGAAAAGCGATGACTTCAAGAACAGCCCGCCACAGGTGCTGATCTGGGAGTTTCCTGAACGATATCTGCCTGTGAACAACGAAATCGGCGACGCCGACCCGCAGTGGGTCGCAGAGCTTAAACAAGCCGGCGCGCGCCAACAAAACGTAGCAATCAACACTAAATCCGAGACGCCCGATCGGGCGCAAAACTGA